The Leptolyngbyaceae cyanobacterium genome contains a region encoding:
- a CDS encoding type II toxin-antitoxin system RelE/ParE family toxin, producing MRYEIIFDPEAVKDIQNLRADIRATLRDGMETYLRYEPTKISKSRIKRLRDFLRPQYRLRIDDMRVFYDVVEGVVEVLAVVQKSEAEAWLEKEGEIDEEGNDE from the coding sequence ATGAGGTATGAAATAATTTTCGATCCAGAGGCAGTTAAGGATATCCAAAACCTGAGAGCCGATATTCGAGCTACACTACGAGATGGGATGGAGACTTACCTGCGATACGAACCTACCAAGATTAGTAAGAGTCGTATTAAACGCTTACGAGACTTTTTACGACCTCAATACAGGCTTAGGATAGATGATATGCGCGTTTTTTATGATGTAGTAGAAGGAGTCGTTGAAGTTTTAGCAGTTGTGCAAAAATCAGAAGCAGAAGCCTGGCTAGAAAAGGAGGGAGAAATCGATGAAGAGGGTAACGATGAATGA
- a CDS encoding Uma2 family endonuclease has translation MAVITSVLKPVSQIELAPGSVVTIPNVTWTEFESILDELGEKRSARIAYSKNTLEIKVPLAEHERSKDLISDIIKFLLKSAGRRFEPFGSTTFKREGAAGVEPDACFYIQNYQRTIGRRRLEPGDPPPDLAIETDVTSKTTFDAYEAIAVTELWIYSNGRLKIYLLVDGRYVESDISPNFPEIAIAQIIPQTVERAWQVGSYQALEEFEIAIGK, from the coding sequence ATGGCTGTTATTACATCTGTTCTCAAACCTGTTAGCCAGATTGAATTAGCGCCTGGTAGCGTGGTAACTATTCCTAACGTAACTTGGACTGAATTTGAGTCGATTTTGGATGAGTTGGGAGAAAAGCGATCGGCAAGAATTGCTTATAGTAAAAATACTTTAGAAATTAAGGTTCCCTTAGCAGAACACGAACGATCGAAAGACTTAATTTCGGACATAATAAAATTTTTACTCAAGTCGGCAGGTAGAAGATTTGAGCCTTTTGGTTCAACTACTTTCAAACGAGAAGGTGCAGCAGGTGTTGAACCGGATGCTTGTTTTTATATTCAAAATTATCAGCGCACGATCGGGCGTCGTAGACTTGAACCAGGCGATCCTCCTCCAGATTTAGCGATCGAGACTGATGTAACTTCTAAAACTACGTTTGATGCTTATGAAGCGATCGCAGTTACGGAATTATGGATTTACAGTAACGGGAGGCTAAAGATTTATTTGCTCGTAGATGGTAGATATGTAGAATCCGATATCAGCCCGAATTTTCCTGAAATTGCGATCGCGCAAATCATTCCCCAAACAGTAGAACGTGCTTGGCAAGTGGGAAGTTATCAAGCATTAGAGGAATTTGAAATTGCGATCGGTAAATGA